One Lepisosteus oculatus isolate fLepOcu1 chromosome 13, fLepOcu1.hap2, whole genome shotgun sequence genomic region harbors:
- the saga gene encoding S-arrestin a produces MSSSRHIIFKKLSRDKSVGVYMGKRDFVDHVDFVDPVDGVVLVDPELLKGKKVYIMLSCTFRYGRDDMDVMGIAFRRDIYLSTRQVYPPLQDRKTHSKTQERLLRKLGDNSYPFFFEFPDNLPCSVGLQPAPTDTGKFCAVDFEIKAFCADNQDDKVHKRSSVRLAIRKVQYAPEQRGPPPKVETTREFIMSDKPLHVEVSLEKETYYHGEPINVHVAINNSSNKTVKNITLTVEQVTNVVLYSNDKYVKPVAVEEPSDQVPSGTSLKKVYTLLPLLANNRERRGLSLDGKLKHEDTNLASSSIVKEGVLKEILGILVAYRIVVKIIAGGIVGDMGASEIGLELPFRLMHPKPESVKESELEEDMVFEEFKRSYLKGMVEDEEEGNISPAE; encoded by the exons ATGAGCTCTTCCAGGCACATCATCTTTAAGAAGCTGTCTCGGGACAAGTCG GTTGGCGTCTACATGGGCAAGAGGGACTTTGTGGACCATGTTGACTTTGTGGATCCTGTGG ATGGTGTTGTCCTGGTGGACCCTGAgttgttaaaaggaaaaaaag TGTACATTATGCTGTCCTGCACCTTCCGGTACGGGAGGGATGACATGGACGTCATGGGCATCGCCTTCCGCCGGGATATCTACCTGTCCACCCGGCAGGTGTACCCTCCTCTCCAGGACAGGAAGACACACTCCAAGACACAAGAGCGCTTGCTGCGCAAGCTCGGTGACAACTCCTACCCCTTCTTCTTCGAG TTCCCGGACAATCTGCCTTGTTCCGTTGGTCTGCAGCCGGCTCCTACAGATACGGGAAAG TTCTGCGCTGTGGATTTCGAGATAAAGGCCTTCTGTGCAGATAACCAGGATGACAAGGTTCACAAGCG GAGCTCTGTCCGCCTCGCGATCCGCAAGGTGCAGTACGCCCCAGAGCAGAGAGGCCCCCCACCCAAGGTGGAGACCACCAGGGAGTTCATCATGTCAGACAAGCCCCTGCACGTGGAAGTCAGTCTGGAAAAGGAG ACATACTATCATGGAGAGCCCATCAATGTTCATGTCGCCATTAATAACAGCTCCAACAAGACAGTAAAGAACATAACTTTAACAG TGGAGCAGGTCACCAATGTGGTGCTGTATTCCAACGATAAGTATGTCAAGCCCGTGGCTGTAGAGGAACCCAG TGATCAAGTGCCTTCTGGCACCAGCCTCAAGAAGGTCTACACTCTGCTGCCGCTATTGGCTAACAACCGGGAGAGGCGGGGCCTGTCCCTTGATGGGAAACTGAAGCACGAAGACACCAATTTGGCTTCTTCCAGCAT AGTGAAGGAAGGTGTCCTGAAGGAGATCCTGGGAATCCTGGTGGCCTACAGGATTGTGGTGAAGATCATTGCTGGCGG GATTGTGGGAGATATGGGTGCCAG TGAGATTGGGCTGGAACTGCCTTTCAGGCTGATGCATCCTAAACCTGAATCCG TGAAAGAAAG CGAGCTGGAAGAGGACATGGTGTTCGAGGAGTTCAAGAGATCCTACTTGAAGGGTATGGTGGAGGATGAAGAGGAAGGCAACATCTCCCCCGCAGAATGA
- the atg16l1 gene encoding autophagy-related protein 16-1 isoform X1: protein MSGVRFRAECSWKRHIAEQLKHRDRVQRQAFEEIIQQYNRLLEKADLQAVLAERRQTEKYDIQNRHDLSPGADGGRSETLVQEMSQIRIKHQEELTELHKKRGELAQNVIELNNQMQQKDKEIQANEAKMLEYQQQIAQLEGECRELRSSLQDLERANQTLKDEYDALQITFSALEEKLRRTTEENQELISRWMAEKAQEANRLNAENEKDCRRRQAKLQKELAEAAKEPLPIDQDDDIEVLPEEAAEQAGDTSPTRGACRTPSKRNSQQPPGGLLDSISNIFGLSESPILGHHISDRSRRRSLNSFGSSPENAEAHTGVCVEVRVPTTPLHVFDAHDGEVNAVRFSPGSRLMATGGMDRKVKLWEVISGHCELKGTLTGSNAGITSIEFDSAGSYLLAASNDFASRIWTVDDQRLRHTLTGHSGKVLSARFLLDNARIVSGSYDRTLKLWDLRSKVCIKTVFAGSSCNDIVCTEQCVMSGHFDKKVRYWDIRAESIVRELELHGRVTSLDLNAERTELLACSRDDLIKIIDLRTNAVRQTFSVQGFKCGSDWTRVTFSPDGSYIAAGSADGTLYVWNVLTGKLDRTLGKHHSSTINAVAWSPSGTYVVSVEKGSKAVLWSDL from the exons ATGTCGGGGGTCCGGTTTCGGGCTGAATGCAGCTGGAAGAGGCACATCGCCGAGCAGCTGAAGCACAGAGACCGCGTCCAGAGACAGGCCTTCGAGGAGATCATTCAGCAGT ATAACAGACTCCTTGAGAAAGCAGACTTGCAAGCTGTTCTTGCAGAAAGACGCCAGACTGAGAAATACGATATCCAGAACAGACATGACCTGAG CCCAGGGGCGGATGGGGGACGAAGTGAGACCCTGGTCCAGGAAATGTCCCAGATCCGAATCAAACACCAGGAGGAGCTGACTGAGCTGCACAAGAAGCGCGGCGAG CTGGCCCAAAATGTTATAGAACTGAATAACCAAATGCAACAGAAGGATAAGGAGATCCAAGCCAATGAGGCAAA GATGCTGGAATACCAGCAGCAGATCGCCCAGCTGGAGGGGGAGTGCCGGGAGCTGAGGAGCAGCCTGCAGGACCTGGAGCGGGCCAATCAGACCCTAAAGGACGAGTACGACGCCCTGCAGATCACCTTCAGCGCCCTGGAGGAGAAGCTGCGCCGCACCAcggaggagaaccaggagctcatCTCCCGCTGGATGGCCGAGAAGGCGCAGGAGGCCAACCGGCTCAACGCCGAGAACGAGAAGGACTGCAG ACGCAGACAAGCCAAACTGCAGAAGGAGCTTGCAGAGGCAGCGAAGGAGCCTCTGCCCATAGATCA AGATGATGATATTGAGGTGCTACCAGAGGAGGCTGCAGAGCAGGCAGGGGACACCTCACCCACCAGAGGAGCCTGCCGTACACCCAG TAAGCGAAACTCCCAGCAGCCACCCGGAGGTCTTCTGGACTCCATTTCTAATATCTTTGG CCTATCTGAGTCTCCAATTCTAGGGCACCATATTTCTGATCGTTCCAG ACGTCGCAGTTTGAACTCCTTCGGCAGCTCTCCGGAAAATGCCGAGGCGCACACTGGGGTGTGCGTGGAAGTGCGGGTTCCCACCACACCGCTTCATGTCTTC GATGCCCATGATGGGGAGGTGAACGCAGTGAGGTTCAGTCCAGGGTCCCGGCTGATGGCAACAGGAGGGATGGACCGCAAAGTAAAGCTGTGGGAGGTCATTTCAG GTCACTGTGAGCTAAAAGGAACTCTGACAGGAAGTAATGCTGGCATAACGAGCATAGAGTTTGACAGTGCG GGTTCGTACCTGCTCGCTGCCTCCAATGACTTTGCCAGCAGGATTTGGACAGTGGATGACCAGCGCCTACGA CACACTCTCACAGGACACAGTGGCAAGGTGCTGTCTGCCCGCTTCCTACTGGACAATGCGCGCATCGTTTCAGGGAGCTATGACAGGACACTTAAACTCTGGGATCTGCGCAGCAAAGTCT GTATAAAAACAGTCTTCGCAGGGTCCAGCTGCAACGATATCGTCTGCACTGAGCAGTGCGTCATGAGTGGCCACTTTGACAAGAAAGTGCGCTATTGGGACATCAG GGCGGAGAGCATTGTGCGCGAGCTGGAGCTGCACGGCAGAGTCACTTCCCTGGATTTGAACGCTGAGAGGACGGAGCTGCTCGCCTGCTCCCGCGATGACCTCATCAAGATTATTGACCTGCGGACCAATGCGGTGCGCCAGACCTTCAG TGTTCAAGGATTCAAGTGTGGCTCTGACTGGACAAGAGTAACTTTTag CCCCGATGGGAGCTATATCGCCGCAGGCTCTGCTGACGGCACCTTGTATGTGTGGAATGTGTTGACGGGCAAATTGGACCGGACACTAGGCAAGCACCACAG CTCCACTATCAATGCCGTGGCCTGGTCGCCCTCTGGAACGTATGTGGTCAGTGTGGAAAAGGGAAGCAAGGCTGTGTTGTGGTCGGACCTGTGA
- the atg16l1 gene encoding autophagy-related protein 16-1 isoform X2, which produces MSGVRFRAECSWKRHIAEQLKHRDRVQRQAFEEIIQQYNRLLEKADLQAVLAERRQTEKYDIQNRHDLSPGADGGRSETLVQEMSQIRIKHQEELTELHKKRGELAQNVIELNNQMQQKDKEIQANEAKMLEYQQQIAQLEGECRELRSSLQDLERANQTLKDEYDALQITFSALEEKLRRTTEENQELISRWMAEKAQEANRLNAENEKDCRRRQAKLQKELAEAAKEPLPIDQDDDIEVLPEEAAEQAGDTSPTRGACRTPSKRNSQQPPGGLLDSISNIFGRRSLNSFGSSPENAEAHTGVCVEVRVPTTPLHVFDAHDGEVNAVRFSPGSRLMATGGMDRKVKLWEVISGHCELKGTLTGSNAGITSIEFDSAGSYLLAASNDFASRIWTVDDQRLRHTLTGHSGKVLSARFLLDNARIVSGSYDRTLKLWDLRSKVCIKTVFAGSSCNDIVCTEQCVMSGHFDKKVRYWDIRAESIVRELELHGRVTSLDLNAERTELLACSRDDLIKIIDLRTNAVRQTFSVQGFKCGSDWTRVTFSPDGSYIAAGSADGTLYVWNVLTGKLDRTLGKHHSSTINAVAWSPSGTYVVSVEKGSKAVLWSDL; this is translated from the exons ATGTCGGGGGTCCGGTTTCGGGCTGAATGCAGCTGGAAGAGGCACATCGCCGAGCAGCTGAAGCACAGAGACCGCGTCCAGAGACAGGCCTTCGAGGAGATCATTCAGCAGT ATAACAGACTCCTTGAGAAAGCAGACTTGCAAGCTGTTCTTGCAGAAAGACGCCAGACTGAGAAATACGATATCCAGAACAGACATGACCTGAG CCCAGGGGCGGATGGGGGACGAAGTGAGACCCTGGTCCAGGAAATGTCCCAGATCCGAATCAAACACCAGGAGGAGCTGACTGAGCTGCACAAGAAGCGCGGCGAG CTGGCCCAAAATGTTATAGAACTGAATAACCAAATGCAACAGAAGGATAAGGAGATCCAAGCCAATGAGGCAAA GATGCTGGAATACCAGCAGCAGATCGCCCAGCTGGAGGGGGAGTGCCGGGAGCTGAGGAGCAGCCTGCAGGACCTGGAGCGGGCCAATCAGACCCTAAAGGACGAGTACGACGCCCTGCAGATCACCTTCAGCGCCCTGGAGGAGAAGCTGCGCCGCACCAcggaggagaaccaggagctcatCTCCCGCTGGATGGCCGAGAAGGCGCAGGAGGCCAACCGGCTCAACGCCGAGAACGAGAAGGACTGCAG ACGCAGACAAGCCAAACTGCAGAAGGAGCTTGCAGAGGCAGCGAAGGAGCCTCTGCCCATAGATCA AGATGATGATATTGAGGTGCTACCAGAGGAGGCTGCAGAGCAGGCAGGGGACACCTCACCCACCAGAGGAGCCTGCCGTACACCCAG TAAGCGAAACTCCCAGCAGCCACCCGGAGGTCTTCTGGACTCCATTTCTAATATCTTTGG ACGTCGCAGTTTGAACTCCTTCGGCAGCTCTCCGGAAAATGCCGAGGCGCACACTGGGGTGTGCGTGGAAGTGCGGGTTCCCACCACACCGCTTCATGTCTTC GATGCCCATGATGGGGAGGTGAACGCAGTGAGGTTCAGTCCAGGGTCCCGGCTGATGGCAACAGGAGGGATGGACCGCAAAGTAAAGCTGTGGGAGGTCATTTCAG GTCACTGTGAGCTAAAAGGAACTCTGACAGGAAGTAATGCTGGCATAACGAGCATAGAGTTTGACAGTGCG GGTTCGTACCTGCTCGCTGCCTCCAATGACTTTGCCAGCAGGATTTGGACAGTGGATGACCAGCGCCTACGA CACACTCTCACAGGACACAGTGGCAAGGTGCTGTCTGCCCGCTTCCTACTGGACAATGCGCGCATCGTTTCAGGGAGCTATGACAGGACACTTAAACTCTGGGATCTGCGCAGCAAAGTCT GTATAAAAACAGTCTTCGCAGGGTCCAGCTGCAACGATATCGTCTGCACTGAGCAGTGCGTCATGAGTGGCCACTTTGACAAGAAAGTGCGCTATTGGGACATCAG GGCGGAGAGCATTGTGCGCGAGCTGGAGCTGCACGGCAGAGTCACTTCCCTGGATTTGAACGCTGAGAGGACGGAGCTGCTCGCCTGCTCCCGCGATGACCTCATCAAGATTATTGACCTGCGGACCAATGCGGTGCGCCAGACCTTCAG TGTTCAAGGATTCAAGTGTGGCTCTGACTGGACAAGAGTAACTTTTag CCCCGATGGGAGCTATATCGCCGCAGGCTCTGCTGACGGCACCTTGTATGTGTGGAATGTGTTGACGGGCAAATTGGACCGGACACTAGGCAAGCACCACAG CTCCACTATCAATGCCGTGGCCTGGTCGCCCTCTGGAACGTATGTGGTCAGTGTGGAAAAGGGAAGCAAGGCTGTGTTGTGGTCGGACCTGTGA